One Schistocerca nitens isolate TAMUIC-IGC-003100 chromosome 1, iqSchNite1.1, whole genome shotgun sequence DNA segment encodes these proteins:
- the LOC126238788 gene encoding inhibitor of growth protein 1, translating to MLNQAAVEALYSATYVENYLDCVENLPDDLQRLISRMRELDVTYQAYLKEVEQHQESSRSEGDSSARRRNLLRIQQSLIAAQEVGDEKLQIVQQIQDLIENKSRQLDLDYRNLDFRKDQENHEPNRETHNHHGSSSSVAGGGSTSTGTGERQSKRARRTLTESVTGLDIVNTSEVSVPEPAATRSSTGGGNTSSNATCNSKKGNSTSKKKKRKSRQSQQQVQQQREDTPPQDDELAIDPDEPTYCLCDQISYGEMILCDNDLCPIEWFHFSCVALATKPKGKWFCPKCRGDRPNVMKPKAQFLKELERYNKEKEEKA from the coding sequence ATGTTGAATCAAGCTGCTGTTGAAGCATTATACTCCGCTACTTACGTAGAGAATTACCTGGATTGTGTGGAAAACCTTCCGGACGATTTACAGAGGCTGATTTCTCGTATGAGGGAGCTGGATGTAACGTATCAGGCTTATTTGAAAGAAGTGGAACAACATCAGGAATCCTCGCGTTCGGAAGGAGATTCCAGTGCCAGGCGGCGTAATTTGCTTAGGATACAACAGTCCTTAATTGCTGCTCAGGAAGTGGGCGATGAAAAATTACAGATAGTCCAACAAATACAAGATCTAATTGAAAATAAATCTCGACAATTAGATCTGGACTATAGAAatctagattttcggaaagatcAGGAAAATCATGAGCCTAATCGCGAAACTCACAATCATCATGGTAGTTCCAGCAGTGTGGCAGGCGGTGGTAGCACAAGTACAGGGACTGGGGAACGACAGTCTAAACGCGCTAGACGTACGTTAACTGAAAGTGTCACAGGTCTGGATATTGTTAACACGTCAGAAGTTTCTGTCCCGGAACCTGCAGCAACGCGAAGCAGTACGGGTGGAGGAAATACGTCTAGCAACGCAACTtgcaacagtaaaaaaggtaacagTACAAGCAAAAAGAAAAAACGTAAATCGCGACAGTCCCAACAGCAAGTACAACAACAGCGTGAAGATACCCCGCCCCAAGATGATGAACTGGCCATCGACCCCGATGAACCAACATATTGTTTGTGTGACCAAATATCGTATGGTGAGATGATCCTCTGTGATAATGACCTCTGTCCGATAGAGTGGTTTCATTTCTCTTGTGTTGCTCTTGCTACAAAGCCCAAAGGTAAATGGTTTTGCCCCAAATGTCGTGGTGATAGACCGAATGTAATGAAGCCGAAAGCACAATTTCTAAAAGAGCTTGAACGATACaataaagagaaagaagaaaaagcgTAA